A stretch of the Geovibrio thiophilus genome encodes the following:
- a CDS encoding FadR/GntR family transcriptional regulator: protein MRFQKIKPKRVSDEIYRQLKELVLIGELKPGEKLPSERELAVQMGVSRPTLREALQKLEAHGFLKQIQGDGTYVQSAASPVLSQAFTEMLNKDDAMGDLMELRKILETWAAKAAATRATEEEIEQLEEFLNEMEDSERDYESDASFHALISYASHNVLIVHVMNTIYEWITKVTYEVRRHIRPAGGTKEVDTLHRKIFEAIKSRNPEKAYEYMLEHMEYVEKQLEGMNIKVPHS from the coding sequence ATGAGATTTCAGAAGATCAAACCTAAAAGAGTTAGCGATGAAATTTACAGACAGCTTAAAGAGCTTGTTCTGATCGGAGAACTGAAGCCGGGTGAAAAACTCCCTTCGGAAAGAGAGCTTGCGGTGCAGATGGGCGTCAGCCGTCCGACACTGCGGGAAGCGCTGCAAAAGCTTGAGGCGCACGGTTTCCTGAAGCAGATTCAGGGTGACGGAACCTATGTACAGTCTGCCGCTTCCCCTGTGCTTTCTCAGGCATTCACCGAAATGCTCAATAAGGATGATGCCATGGGGGATCTCATGGAACTCCGGAAAATCCTTGAGACATGGGCGGCAAAAGCCGCCGCTACGCGTGCCACGGAAGAGGAGATAGAGCAGCTTGAGGAGTTCCTCAACGAGATGGAGGATTCGGAAAGAGACTATGAGAGCGATGCCAGCTTCCATGCGCTTATTTCCTATGCCTCGCACAATGTTCTGATAGTTCATGTGATGAACACTATTTACGAGTGGATTACCAAAGTGACCTATGAGGTTCGCAGACACATAAGACCCGCCGGCGGCACAAAAGAGGTGGACACCCTCCACCGGAAGATTTTTGAAGCCATAAAAAGCCGCAATCCTGAAAAAGCTTATGAATATATGCTGGAGCACATGGAATATGTGGAGAAGCAGCTTGAGGGAATGAATATAAAGGTTCCGCACTCCTGA
- a CDS encoding sensor histidine kinase, whose amino-acid sequence MNCSAKTVTGICAALVILYAANIFCVHAVLSGYAGKRLAAETASAADMAADRISLTLKDIRSESLFIIESIAGQSEQSRAAVLSSFIQTKPEITEIVAADSEGFSWFTAGRAETPPIGADYSAEKSISAPLETKSTHTGQIRTDASDGSPYIEISAPLINPETDNTDGAVRIRISLGMLKDAAAAAVPEGMKTAVLIGKDGEMIAGDMSPSEKNMLTASARLSGGETHAFSPEEYIISYSKFNFDGNELTAAAYLPGGKVSALISPSLKSYAAASLAVFLLAVPFAVFIVRRYRSPYEKCGERMLETEKVLEPAFTEALKGKSGTEYTECFLDACEATVNSLRRVSEESGRCTAELVEKRTEHLKSEINELQRKLKEEYTKNTKKDQMMIRQSRLAAMGEMISNIAHQWRQPLNALALTIQDIEDSYRHNEINDDYIRDTVEKSMELILHMSVTIDDFRNFYKTNKDIMEFSLKRAIDEAMKIISASLKNSSIDIEIDCKHDVTAHGYPNEFSQVILNILSNSKDALIDNRPAGRLIKISIEKTPEGKGRIIITDNGGGIPANVIDSVFDPYFTTKEQGRGTGIGLYMSKTIIENNMGGKIDIANIGDGTKVTVEL is encoded by the coding sequence ATGAATTGTTCTGCTAAAACCGTAACGGGCATCTGCGCCGCGCTTGTCATTCTGTATGCCGCAAACATATTCTGTGTCCATGCGGTGCTTTCCGGCTATGCCGGAAAAAGGCTTGCTGCTGAGACAGCCTCCGCCGCAGACATGGCAGCGGACAGAATCTCTCTTACCCTGAAAGACATACGCTCTGAATCCCTGTTTATAATTGAGAGCATTGCAGGGCAGAGCGAGCAGTCACGCGCTGCGGTTCTTTCATCCTTTATACAGACAAAGCCTGAAATAACCGAAATTGTGGCGGCGGATTCCGAAGGTTTTTCATGGTTCACCGCGGGACGCGCGGAAACACCCCCCATAGGCGCCGATTATTCCGCTGAGAAATCGATCTCCGCTCCGCTTGAAACAAAAAGCACACACACCGGACAAATCAGAACGGACGCCTCGGACGGTTCGCCCTATATCGAAATATCCGCTCCGCTGATAAACCCCGAAACAGATAACACAGACGGAGCCGTGAGGATCAGAATTTCACTGGGCATGCTTAAGGACGCGGCGGCGGCAGCGGTTCCCGAAGGGATGAAGACTGCGGTTCTCATAGGGAAAGACGGAGAAATGATAGCGGGGGACATGAGTCCTTCCGAGAAAAACATGCTCACCGCATCCGCCCGCCTGAGCGGTGGAGAGACCCACGCCTTTTCTCCCGAAGAATACATAATTTCTTACAGTAAATTCAACTTTGACGGTAATGAGCTCACTGCCGCCGCTTATCTGCCCGGCGGAAAAGTGTCCGCCTTAATATCGCCAAGCCTTAAAAGTTACGCCGCAGCGTCTCTGGCTGTATTTCTGCTTGCCGTGCCCTTTGCTGTCTTCATAGTGCGCAGATACAGATCTCCCTATGAAAAATGCGGGGAACGGATGCTGGAAACGGAAAAAGTGCTTGAGCCCGCATTTACAGAAGCACTCAAAGGAAAAAGCGGAACAGAGTACACGGAATGCTTTCTGGACGCCTGTGAGGCAACCGTCAATTCTTTGAGAAGGGTCTCTGAGGAATCGGGCAGGTGCACCGCAGAGCTTGTGGAAAAGCGTACCGAGCACCTGAAAAGCGAGATAAACGAGCTTCAGCGCAAGCTGAAGGAGGAATACACCAAGAATACCAAAAAAGACCAGATGATGATCCGCCAGAGCCGCCTTGCCGCAATGGGAGAGATGATCTCAAACATTGCTCACCAGTGGCGCCAGCCACTGAACGCCCTCGCTCTTACAATTCAGGACATAGAGGATTCGTACCGCCACAATGAAATCAATGATGATTACATAAGGGACACCGTGGAAAAATCCATGGAGCTTATTCTGCATATGTCCGTCACCATTGACGATTTCCGCAATTTTTATAAAACCAATAAAGACATAATGGAGTTCAGTCTGAAACGCGCGATAGACGAAGCTATGAAAATTATCAGCGCAAGCCTGAAAAACTCCAGCATTGATATAGAAATCGACTGCAAGCATGATGTCACGGCACACGGATACCCCAATGAGTTCTCTCAGGTTATCCTGAATATTCTCAGCAACTCCAAGGACGCTCTCATAGATAACAGACCCGCCGGCAGGCTGATAAAAATCTCCATAGAAAAAACTCCGGAAGGCAAGGGACGCATAATCATAACCGATAACGGCGGCGGCATCCCCGCCAATGTAATAGACAGCGTGTTCGACCCCTACTTCACTACGAAGGAGCAGGGCAGAGGCACGGGCATCGGTCTCTACATGTCCAAAACCATCATCGAAAACAATATGGGCGGCAAGATCGATATAGCGAATATCGGTGACGGTACAAAAGTCACCGTCGAACTGTAG
- the dnaX gene encoding DNA polymerase III subunit gamma/tau, translated as MSYLALARKLRPQNFDEIVAQEFVVTTLKNAIELDRLVHAYLFTGPRGVGKTSTARIFAKALNCLDPQGVNPCNKCENCREITDGTSMDVIEIDGASNRGIDEIRDLREAVRFFPVKCRRKVYIIDEVHMLTEQAFNALLKTLEEPPSHVAFILATTDAQRIPATIISRCQKYDFRKIPFEQMHDSLTDVLCKEQIEYEDDALSLIIRNSDGCMRDSLSMLDQIIAFTGGKVDETNTAFLLGFSDTNLIEDLLKIILEENTAEIPAIVEEICAKGISLRFAAESLIEHTRNLLFFIATGGRNTKELTSHEEQLYRSLSAKVTEHRLFALFQVFQKLLNDLKFFSFEQYVFEFAAYKAASLSSVIPVSGTGAVQTQTPARQRTEPPKQQPAPKEPHQPHQQSETPSGDDPWKSMVRHAAKENGKVAGYLENVFLSGVAGDELRIGTTEDKKFYFQMLNRPEHLKYLSETAGRFFPGVTKVKLALENEPKKKTLTETRKEAETYHDRKTRKEAEDNELVKKLEKEFNAKVIGIEVIKFSADEETEQEADSD; from the coding sequence ATGTCTTATCTTGCTTTAGCCCGAAAACTCAGACCCCAGAATTTTGATGAGATAGTGGCACAGGAATTTGTGGTCACTACCTTGAAAAACGCCATTGAGCTGGACAGACTCGTCCATGCCTATCTCTTCACCGGTCCCCGGGGCGTGGGCAAAACCAGCACGGCGAGGATCTTCGCAAAGGCGCTCAACTGCCTTGACCCTCAGGGGGTAAACCCCTGCAATAAATGCGAAAATTGCCGTGAGATAACAGACGGAACCTCTATGGACGTGATAGAGATAGATGGCGCATCCAACAGGGGCATAGACGAAATACGAGACCTGAGAGAAGCTGTCCGCTTCTTCCCCGTTAAATGCAGGAGAAAGGTCTACATCATAGATGAGGTTCACATGCTTACGGAGCAGGCGTTCAATGCACTGCTCAAGACCCTTGAGGAGCCTCCTTCACATGTGGCGTTTATTCTCGCCACCACTGACGCTCAGAGGATACCCGCCACAATTATTTCCCGCTGCCAGAAATACGATTTCCGCAAGATTCCCTTTGAGCAGATGCACGATTCCCTCACCGATGTGCTCTGCAAAGAGCAGATAGAATATGAGGACGACGCCCTTAGCCTGATCATCCGCAACTCGGACGGATGTATGCGTGATTCGCTCTCCATGCTTGACCAGATAATCGCCTTCACCGGCGGAAAGGTGGACGAGACAAACACCGCTTTTCTGCTGGGCTTTTCCGACACTAATCTTATCGAAGATCTTCTGAAAATTATCCTTGAGGAAAATACCGCTGAAATACCCGCGATAGTTGAGGAGATATGCGCAAAAGGGATAAGCCTCCGCTTCGCCGCGGAATCCCTCATTGAACATACCCGCAACCTCCTCTTTTTCATAGCCACAGGCGGCAGGAATACCAAGGAGCTCACCAGCCACGAAGAACAGCTTTACCGCAGCCTGTCCGCCAAAGTCACCGAGCACAGGCTTTTCGCCCTGTTTCAGGTTTTCCAGAAGCTCCTTAACGACCTTAAATTTTTCAGCTTTGAGCAGTATGTGTTTGAGTTTGCCGCATACAAGGCTGCGTCTCTTTCATCCGTAATACCTGTTTCAGGAACTGGAGCTGTTCAGACACAAACTCCGGCGAGGCAGAGAACAGAACCGCCGAAACAGCAGCCTGCACCGAAGGAACCTCACCAGCCGCATCAGCAGAGCGAAACCCCGTCCGGTGACGACCCTTGGAAAAGCATGGTGCGCCACGCAGCCAAGGAAAACGGCAAAGTGGCGGGCTATCTTGAGAACGTATTTCTCTCCGGTGTGGCAGGGGATGAGCTCCGAATAGGCACCACGGAGGACAAGAAGTTCTACTTCCAGATGCTGAACCGACCGGAGCATCTCAAATATCTGTCCGAAACCGCAGGCAGGTTCTTCCCCGGCGTGACTAAGGTAAAACTGGCTCTGGAAAACGAGCCGAAAAAAAAAACTCTGACTGAGACAAGAAAGGAAGCGGAAACCTATCACGACCGCAAGACGAGAAAGGAAGCGGAAGACAACGAACTGGTAAAAAAACTTGAAAAGGAATTTAACGCCAAAGTCATTGGCATAGAAGTAATAAAATTTTCTGCTGACGAAGAAACCGAGCAGGAAGCCGACTCTGATTAA
- a CDS encoding chloride channel protein, whose translation MDTVKLKASLSKFSLRKYLDGHEDLYMLLTAVVIGLLAGGGNIIFRHMISFFQGIFYGDASEFALETFRNTPVWKIILIPAVGGLMVGIISISFKFAKGHGVPDVMRAMALNRNISPLVALIKSVSSAITLGSGGSAGREGPIVQIGAAIGSGVGKLFRFSSNRMRTVAACGAAGGLAATFNAPIGGAMFAAEVLLGEFGLKTFSPIIISSVIATAISRAYLGHEVTFDAPIYELVSIFELPLYGILGLVCAVVGVVFIRTFYFIEGKFEGLSIPSWIKPAIGGLMMGCIALASPEVMGVGYDTIVNVLHGNQLGAFLIVIVALKIIATSFTLGSGGSGGLFVPSLFIGAVTGGFFGWAAHMVFPASTAGSGAYALVAMSAMLSATLRAPMTAILIIFEITQSYTVILPLMMTAIIANLAAEKLEKESIFTWVLTKQGVRIKKGVEEKILESIRVKDVLFTGVTSFRENTPFRDILSGIQSAPHMHFPVLDDKNCLIGMISLVDIKEVLFEQGLEDLVVAGDICTRKNIIYLEPENTLTEAMEKLGKKDLEALPVVQDTPDGLRFTGLLRRGDLIIAYNKRVAGITD comes from the coding sequence ATGGATACTGTAAAACTGAAAGCAAGCCTTTCAAAATTCAGCCTGAGAAAGTACCTAGACGGACACGAAGATCTCTACATGCTTCTGACCGCCGTGGTTATAGGTCTACTCGCCGGCGGCGGCAATATCATATTCCGTCATATGATCAGCTTCTTTCAGGGGATTTTCTACGGTGACGCATCCGAATTCGCCCTTGAAACTTTCAGAAACACTCCCGTATGGAAAATAATCCTCATACCCGCAGTCGGCGGTCTGATGGTGGGGATTATCTCAATATCATTCAAATTCGCAAAAGGGCACGGTGTGCCGGACGTTATGCGTGCCATGGCACTGAACCGAAACATATCGCCCTTGGTTGCTCTCATAAAATCGGTTTCCTCCGCTATAACTCTCGGTTCCGGCGGCTCGGCGGGACGTGAGGGACCGATAGTTCAGATAGGCGCCGCCATAGGCTCCGGCGTGGGCAAGCTCTTCCGTTTTTCATCCAACAGAATGCGCACAGTGGCGGCGTGCGGAGCGGCGGGCGGTCTGGCTGCGACCTTCAACGCTCCCATCGGCGGAGCTATGTTCGCGGCTGAGGTTCTTCTCGGCGAGTTCGGACTCAAGACATTCAGCCCGATAATAATCTCATCAGTTATAGCGACAGCCATATCAAGGGCGTATCTGGGTCACGAAGTAACCTTTGATGCGCCTATATACGAGCTGGTCAGCATATTCGAGCTGCCGCTCTACGGAATTCTAGGTCTCGTCTGCGCCGTGGTTGGCGTTGTTTTCATACGCACCTTCTACTTTATCGAAGGAAAATTTGAGGGGCTGAGCATTCCCTCATGGATAAAACCGGCAATAGGCGGGCTCATGATGGGCTGCATCGCCCTCGCCTCTCCGGAGGTTATGGGAGTGGGGTACGACACAATAGTGAATGTCCTCCACGGCAACCAGCTTGGTGCGTTTCTCATTGTCATAGTAGCGCTTAAAATAATAGCCACTTCATTCACACTAGGCTCGGGCGGAAGCGGCGGACTTTTTGTTCCCTCCCTGTTCATTGGCGCTGTTACGGGCGGCTTCTTCGGCTGGGCGGCTCACATGGTTTTCCCCGCAAGCACCGCAGGCAGCGGCGCATACGCCCTTGTGGCAATGAGCGCCATGCTCTCCGCCACTCTGCGCGCGCCCATGACGGCGATACTTATCATCTTTGAAATTACTCAGTCATACACGGTAATACTGCCGCTGATGATGACCGCTATTATAGCCAATCTCGCCGCTGAGAAGCTTGAGAAGGAATCGATCTTTACATGGGTGCTCACAAAACAGGGCGTGCGCATAAAGAAAGGAGTGGAAGAAAAGATTCTGGAATCTATTCGCGTGAAGGATGTTCTCTTCACGGGAGTCACGTCATTCAGGGAGAACACCCCTTTCAGGGATATACTCAGCGGAATACAGTCCGCCCCGCATATGCACTTTCCCGTTCTTGATGATAAAAACTGCCTTATCGGAATGATCTCCCTTGTGGATATTAAGGAAGTTCTTTTTGAGCAGGGACTTGAGGATTTAGTCGTGGCGGGGGACATCTGCACGAGGAAGAACATAATCTACCTTGAGCCGGAAAACACACTGACAGAAGCCATGGAAAAGCTCGGCAAAAAGGACTTGGAAGCGCTCCCCGTTGTGCAGGATACGCCGGACGGACTGAGATTTACGGGACTTCTCCGCAGGGGTGATCTTATAATAGCCTACAACAAGCGGGTTGCCGGAATTACGGATTGA
- a CDS encoding ankyrin repeat domain-containing protein, whose translation MSAKSSPQSSLQAVQPVPLFTEPVAFTENGVICEIPPSTASVLAEMGVEPAGLDKVKWEMFLHDLGADAVADIDRALDGNTLHMLIRTGQAKNIRAYLNAAYPDIDAADSRGFTPAAYAALYNDSEILKILEESGADVHRKFALEDGRTVDLLNLALRNPDNSLVKFMSFIGNDPAEYLLEQGFSFENGEEYLLDSLQSWRYPKEILKTTNLNAVAHTGNPLFSEALKAGADKDVIRHFLENGVKITAKADLPVLNAAAGNRGIRAADIEKIISMGGNVNGRTAGTRETPLMAAVKNGREDLAEALLAKGADPMLKDAEGETAFDYMSGNADKTERLKKLMNAYRK comes from the coding sequence TTGTCAGCGAAATCCTCTCCGCAGTCCTCTCTTCAGGCTGTGCAGCCTGTTCCCTTATTCACCGAACCTGTTGCGTTTACCGAGAACGGGGTAATCTGTGAGATTCCCCCCTCTACCGCATCCGTTCTGGCTGAAATGGGGGTGGAGCCCGCAGGGCTGGATAAAGTCAAATGGGAGATGTTTCTCCATGATCTCGGAGCGGACGCAGTGGCGGATATTGACAGGGCTTTGGATGGAAATACTCTGCATATGCTGATAAGAACAGGGCAGGCGAAAAATATAAGAGCTTACCTGAATGCGGCTTATCCGGATATTGACGCCGCGGACAGCAGAGGGTTCACCCCAGCAGCTTATGCGGCTCTCTATAATGATTCTGAAATTCTTAAAATCCTTGAAGAGAGCGGGGCGGATGTACACAGAAAATTTGCCCTTGAGGACGGACGGACAGTTGACCTGCTTAATCTGGCACTGAGAAATCCTGACAATTCTTTGGTAAAGTTTATGTCTTTTATAGGAAATGATCCTGCCGAATATTTGCTGGAACAGGGGTTCAGTTTTGAAAACGGCGAAGAGTACCTGCTTGATTCATTGCAGAGCTGGCGTTATCCCAAAGAAATTCTTAAAACAACAAACCTCAATGCCGTAGCGCACACGGGCAATCCGCTTTTCTCAGAAGCGCTTAAAGCGGGTGCGGATAAGGATGTCATAAGGCATTTTCTTGAAAACGGAGTGAAGATCACAGCCAAGGCTGACCTGCCTGTGCTCAATGCTGCGGCGGGGAACAGAGGTATAAGAGCGGCGGACATTGAAAAGATTATATCTATGGGCGGTAATGTCAACGGGCGCACGGCTGGCACAAGGGAGACGCCGCTTATGGCTGCCGTGAAAAACGGGCGGGAGGATCTCGCAGAGGCTCTTCTGGCAAAGGGCGCCGATCCGATGCTTAAGGATGCTGAAGGGGAAACCGCCTTTGATTATATGTCAGGCAACGCCGACAAGACTGAAAGGCTGAAAAAACTTATGAATGCGTACCGAAAATAA
- a CDS encoding ankyrin repeat domain-containing protein, translating into MDMKIISILVIVCGALGFASGNYTAKLMRHEEPPQTILTAVVEEKQVLPAPAAEKPLERAVCLPSFMEKSAKKFGFENLSGSNWQEFAYAVRKKHVNELEKELGITYLHLLAATGRLQDAAEYLERYPAEVNSVDRWGNSPLHYAVMNGELEAVKLLYDMGADIKRENSFLNGDVLWFALLSEEEQSHEITDLLLEKGCSFADSNKYILGVLSDREKQAKYLTEILKNTDPFVPADPSGSFPVINAILRDDTTGDAVNYCLEKGIDLDIRNHMFLPLQAAMSNSAVTMNQVERMIELGADVNGKMLSTGQTPLMYAVKGRRFDMAELLLRKGAGLDVLDNRNQDVYEYLVDKGMYHYPPDDRERMRTLLDKYRNRK; encoded by the coding sequence ATGGATATGAAAATAATCAGTATACTTGTTATTGTCTGCGGAGCCCTCGGTTTTGCCTCCGGTAATTATACGGCTAAGCTGATGCGGCATGAAGAACCTCCGCAGACAATCCTGACCGCTGTCGTTGAAGAGAAGCAGGTTCTTCCGGCTCCTGCGGCTGAAAAACCGCTGGAAAGGGCTGTCTGTCTGCCGTCTTTCATGGAAAAGAGCGCTAAGAAATTCGGTTTTGAGAACCTCTCGGGCTCAAACTGGCAGGAATTTGCCTATGCGGTCAGAAAAAAGCACGTGAACGAACTGGAAAAAGAGCTTGGGATAACATATCTGCATCTGCTTGCCGCCACAGGCAGACTTCAGGACGCCGCCGAATATCTTGAAAGATACCCCGCAGAAGTGAATTCCGTGGATCGCTGGGGGAACTCTCCGCTGCACTATGCTGTTATGAACGGTGAGCTTGAGGCGGTGAAGCTTCTCTATGACATGGGTGCGGATATTAAAAGAGAGAACAGCTTTCTGAATGGTGATGTCCTGTGGTTTGCGCTTCTTTCGGAGGAAGAGCAAAGTCATGAAATTACTGATTTGCTCCTCGAAAAGGGGTGCTCCTTTGCTGACAGCAATAAATATATTCTCGGCGTACTTTCCGACAGAGAAAAGCAGGCAAAATATCTTACTGAGATTCTGAAAAACACCGATCCGTTCGTGCCCGCTGATCCGTCAGGTTCTTTCCCCGTAATTAATGCTATCCTGAGGGATGACACAACAGGCGATGCAGTAAACTATTGTCTTGAGAAGGGAATAGATCTGGATATTCGGAATCATATGTTTCTTCCCCTTCAGGCGGCTATGTCAAATTCTGCTGTAACAATGAATCAGGTTGAAAGAATGATTGAGCTTGGAGCTGATGTGAACGGTAAAATGCTTTCGACAGGGCAGACACCGCTTATGTACGCGGTCAAGGGCAGACGTTTTGATATGGCTGAGCTGCTGCTCCGGAAAGGCGCAGGGCTTGATGTGCTGGATAACCGTAATCAGGATGTTTATGAATATCTTGTTGATAAGGGCATGTACCATTATCCGCCGGATGACAGGGAGCGGATGCGCACCCTTCTGGACAAATACAGGAACAGAAAATGA
- the rsgA gene encoding ribosome small subunit-dependent GTPase A produces the protein MSGIGLKKYGLNERLTEEAAEYEGMFIARVSGQHHNLYKVITEKGEIQAVVTGRFRHEAEDGADFPAVGDWVMTDRTEGGKGDAVIHGILPRRSLFVRQAAGTAGGVQVIAANVDTVFICMALNADFNLRRLERYLAAAWESRAKPVVVLTKADLCADLVEKLEETESVSGGAEIVICSSVEENGWQTVRKYIAEGETVAFIGSSGVGKSTLINRLAGRDVLAVNETRAGDDKGRHTTTSRQMILLPDGGTVIDTPGMRELHLYAADLGKTFEDIEQLAANCRFRDCTHTKEPGCAVRTAAEKGELSEDRLAGYFKLRREMTYDGLNSRQAEQEKIKRMFGSKGEMKQLKKYVKNKRK, from the coding sequence ATGAGCGGCATCGGCTTAAAAAAATACGGACTCAATGAAAGACTGACCGAAGAAGCGGCTGAATATGAAGGAATGTTCATAGCCAGAGTTTCCGGTCAGCATCATAATTTATATAAGGTTATCACCGAAAAAGGCGAGATTCAGGCGGTCGTGACAGGCAGATTCCGCCATGAGGCGGAAGACGGAGCAGATTTTCCCGCTGTGGGCGACTGGGTCATGACTGACAGGACGGAGGGCGGCAAGGGGGATGCTGTAATACACGGCATTCTGCCCCGAAGAAGCCTTTTCGTCAGGCAGGCTGCCGGAACTGCCGGAGGCGTGCAGGTAATCGCCGCTAATGTTGACACTGTCTTCATCTGCATGGCGCTGAATGCGGATTTCAATCTGCGGAGGCTTGAGCGGTATCTGGCTGCCGCATGGGAGAGCAGGGCAAAGCCCGTTGTTGTTCTCACCAAGGCGGATCTGTGCGCGGATCTGGTTGAAAAACTGGAGGAAACAGAATCCGTCAGCGGCGGAGCGGAGATTGTCATCTGCTCATCCGTGGAGGAAAACGGCTGGCAGACAGTGAGGAAGTACATAGCGGAAGGGGAGACAGTAGCCTTCATCGGTTCCTCCGGTGTGGGGAAGTCCACACTGATCAACAGGCTTGCCGGTCGTGATGTTCTTGCGGTGAACGAAACCCGTGCCGGAGACGATAAGGGCAGGCATACCACAACCAGCCGCCAGATGATTCTTCTGCCGGACGGCGGGACGGTGATAGATACCCCGGGAATGAGAGAACTGCACCTTTACGCCGCAGATCTGGGAAAAACTTTTGAGGATATTGAGCAGCTTGCCGCAAACTGCCGATTCCGTGACTGCACCCATACAAAAGAACCCGGGTGCGCGGTCAGGACTGCTGCTGAAAAAGGCGAACTGTCCGAAGACCGCCTCGCCGGATATTTCAAACTCCGCAGGGAAATGACTTACGACGGGCTGAACTCCCGTCAGGCAGAGCAGGAGAAGATAAAGCGGATGTTCGGCAGCAAGGGTGAGATGAAACAGCTCAAAAAGTATGTGAAAAACAAGAGAAAATAG